A window of Centroberyx gerrardi isolate f3 chromosome 6, fCenGer3.hap1.cur.20231027, whole genome shotgun sequence genomic DNA:
CACTAGTGTAGGCAGGGAGAGTGAAACCCTGATCAGAGGAACCAGTCTTATACATCCTCCATATAGTTgatgggcgatatggttgaaatcaatatcacgataataatacgattttttttttggtatcaatatatcacaatatgactTATGTATGCAAAAATCGCAtgttaaaaaatcaaattgatgtttatcacattgaactgcatggcaatgttaagtgtgatgtccagcaaaactgaaatgttcaaataatattccttaaaatgtttcatacctcattttgtcaggggttttaagtaaaatttgcttgttatcatcagtttagacaacagaattatGTATCACGATATCACAatatcatatcatcacgatcatgattccactgaaagtcaataaacgataatattgattTATTGCTCAGCCAAGTAGGATAATTTCAAGTGAAGGAAATAAAAGAGAACTTAAATTATCCGCATTTGTCAAAAGCGAGCCTGGTGATTTCAGTCcttcttatccttcttcttcttcttcttctttaccgACATGCATCAGCACCTCTTGTGCTTTAgcccaaaaaatgtcaacagctTTTATTCTCCGGCCTGGAAAGTTCACACAAGTCTGAACCTCGTGTCGACATTCACATGACTGCTGCAGATGCCGGTGTGGTGGAGACGAGAATATTCATCCTACTGCTGCTGCATGGGAACCTCGTCACGGATCAAATTTGAACGTTTTTATGTAAATTTGAAGAGTTACAGTATGTAGTCCTGTACTGGTTGAACAAGCTGGATTTCCCTCAAGGCCATGAAACCCAATTTAGTCATCAATCTCAAAATGATGTTTCTGAATTCCTGAAAAGATTATTGTTAAGACATAAGAGGCTTTCAactgacaaacacacgcacacacacacacacacacatacaggacaaAGATAATTCACAGTTAGAATGAGGTACTATCTGGTTGAAAATGATCAATTTTGCAGTTTCAATATAAATCACATGGCAATGCTGAGATTCTTCAGTCCAGTTCTTTAAGGAAACTCTGAGAGAAAGGGCTTTTAAATGAGACAGCCGCATTGATCAGACTCATTAATCATTGATTTCTTTATGCTTTATCTTTTATCTCTGTGGCCGGTAAAGCTTCCCTCATGtttgaacagcagcagcactgtaTGTGTCGAGGACAGAAACACTTTGTTCTATTTGATGTACAAGAGATTCAGAAATACTTTGAGTCACAAGATCAGAACTTATATAAGACCGAAGAAAAGTCTGAATTTATGGTCAAATGATTATCTGCTGTAGGCCTTTGCCATTTATAGAAACACTACATTTGATACATGAGGGGGTTCATTTCAAAATTCATtaagaacaaaaaaatgttaCTTGGGATTGATTGCTAATTATTGCCAAAAGAAAAGGTGATTATATGTTCTTAAATGTCACTATTTTGGTACTAAAAGTCTTATAACTAATAACTTCAGTCAGTTTTTCCTTCATACcagcaagggtggaagtaactaattacatttactccagTTGTAACTTACTGTAAtagagtagcttttttgtgtactttttaaagtcagtaattttactttaacTTAAGTACACTTTTGCTGAACtgttgtacttcactacattttaagtCACATCCATTGCAGAACATATTTTGTGGCTCTCTCTCATAAATtggccattcacagtgagaagaggaatctgactttactttgttggtgcactttattttgaaatatctaatttttccagttaaaagaatctagtttgaactctgacctctctccttttaggatcacatggaaaagatcacagctaacaacgttctcttttctaaaaaggaactcagtaacttttactctcggtacattttaaatgagacactttttacttttacttcagtagttTTTTACACCGGtgcttttacttctacttaagtaaaatatcagcaaagtaacagtacttctactggagTAGAATGTTTTAGTACTCCTTCCACTGCTGAATAcatgcaatcattttgtcagagtgaGCATCTTCTATATCACACAAATCTATATCTATCTCTATCATTTTAATATGGAATTCAACTTTTCCAAACTACTTGAACACAGAACAATCCAGCTCTTTATGTTGGCAGGCAGAAAGAGTTAAATACCGCAGGACCATAGGATGGAGATGGGATCACAGGATCACAGCGCCCTAAAGGGGAGACCGACCCGCCTGCCATCCCATAATTCACAGTGTTTGTCTCAGGAAAGAGACTTGAACATTTTCTCGCTGATAACAGACTCGCCGCACACGAAGAGGAGACCGGGAGAGACGCAAACACaaaagctttttaaaaaaaaaaaaacacccaacgATTTCCAGGCGGTGACTTGTGTTTCCACTAACTAAGTTGAGGGGTCTTGGGGAATGCGTGACCAATTTTCCGGACTGATTCATTGAGTGACTCACTGTAAGAATAgcctacacacactcaaatcagGGGCCTCgaatcagcacacacacacacacacacacacattttcggGCAATTTGAGGCAGGCAGACCCCTCTTAGCAAACACTCAGGATTCTTGGAGTGTTTTCCCTCATATTACTGTCCTCTGGCTCGCTGAAAGGAAGGTTGTAAATCTCCGCTCCTTCACTCCTCCCTTCCCCCGTCTctcccttgtctcctcctcccttcccttcccttcaccTCCATCTATCTCCCCCTCGCTTTTTCCCCTGcctcatttccctccctctctctccatctcttttgcCCTCGTcctgactctttttttttttttctccctctcttgtttcctctgcAGATCTCTGGCGTTTTGATGTCACATTCCAGAAGTTTCTGAGCTCCGGTCAGCGACCCCAGAGAGGACCGGCCGGGTCGGCAGACAGCGAGGCAGCCAGAGCGTATTCTTCATCCCCGAGGCCGACATcggagggataaagagaggagtgtgtgtgtgtgtttggaagaggaagaggatccAGTGTTTGTTTGGATATGCAGttactgtgagagagagagagagagagagagagagagagagagagctgatccGAGGTCAaggcctttctcctctcccctcagaGTCACATGTCAGCGTGAGGCTCAACCCCCGGGGCTTGCTACTCTGAGTGAGCGACCTAAATACTTGTATAGTGACTTGGAGGAGCAACACACACTGGGACATTCAGCTGGGAGTGAGAGAGTTTCTTATCAAGTGAGTGTGCTTTCTGAACTCTTTCCACTGCATTTGGATACAGCTTAATTTCCCGTGCTTTTGGATTTAATCATTCCAAGAGGAAGTGAGTCTCTGCTGTCCAAACCTCAGAGGTATGAGCGCACCTGGGGAGCCTTACCTCTCCTCTTAGATATAAAGATTCACGCCGAGTTATCACTGGAGAGACTGAATCACCTCACACACTGAAGCAAGATGCCGGCAAAGACGCCCATGTACCTAAAAACTACGACTCCCAAGAGGGGGAAGAAGCTGAGGCTCCGCGACGTCCTGTCAGGCGACATGATCAGCCCCCCGCTGGGCGACGTGCGCCACAGCGCCCACGTGGGACCGGAGGGGGAGGGCGACATGTTCGGAGACGTGGGCTTCCTCCAGGGCAAGTTGGACATGCTGCCGTCGTCCCTGGGCCGGCCGCAGAACGGACACGGGCGCACGCACAGCATGGAGCGCTGCCTGGAGGAGGGCTTCTCCGCCGATCAGAGCTCGCACAGCTACGCCTACAACGGCTACCACTACCAGCACCCGTCCACGGGCCTGCTGAAGACCACCATCTCCATGCCCGTGTTCATCGCCCACGAACAGGCGCCGCCCAAACCGCCACGCCTCCACCTGGAcgacccctcccctccctctctgccctcccAATCGGAGCAAAACCACTTCCAAACACAGCACCACCAGCCGCCGACGCAGCCGGGCCACCAGCAGGCGCAGAGCAACGGCTACGGCCACGGCCAGCAGCAGCGCGCGCTATCTCTCTGCGAGAACGGCGTGGTGGGCCGCCTGGCCTCCGAACCCTGCCGCGACATCTCCTTCTCGCCCGCCATCCGCCGGCTCGTCCCCTCCTCCGGCTCCTTCTCCGAGGGCTCCTCCGAGGACTCCATGTCGGAAAGCTGCGGGATCCTGGACGTCCGCCGGGGCCTCAGCCTGGACTCGGACGCCGGGCTGAGCAACGAGGACCTGAGGAGCGAGCGCAGCGAGTCGCCCTGCGCCCCCGTCCACCCGGGCGGGCTCACGGCCTCGCCCGCCGCCTTGGGGGTGTCGCGGTCGGACTCGATGGCGGggctggacctggacctggggCCGTCCATCCTGGAGGACGTCCTGAGCATCATGGACCGCTACAAGGCAGTGGACAACCGCTGTGAGCTGTGAAGAAAGGAGACATTAATATGCTACACAGTATATTTTACACACATGGTTTATTATAAGCTTTAAAGCTCTGTGAAGAGACTGGAGGACGAGGGATGGAGGcatggaaaacagagagaggagaggttgtACTTTTAAAAGAGACTTGACAACTGAGTTTAAAGGTAAATTAGTAAAGCGAGAGGTGCGTGGATGTTACTGATAAGAAGTGCTGGGACGTTGTGTCAGCGCGGGCCTACATGACAACAGCCAAGGCAACAGGCCGGTCCGTACGAGCCTTTATCAGAGCTGAACCACAGACTCACAAGTGGACGGTCTGTAGGATGATGATGAGCAGAATAGCATCCCTACTTTCTTTGGAGGAAACACTAGCCAGGCTGCATTCTCTGTGAAACTGACTTCTGCTGGGAATTTTTCTGTCTGCTATTCTGCTTgttaatggttaaaaaaaacctGCCTACTGAATGAGATATGGATATCTCTAGACTGAACTGGGGACAGCAGGAGGAGTTTCATCACCAGCTGTGATGAAAATTGAGGAGCTGCAGGACTGCCTATCCATCCTGGAAATCACAGCAGCTCATCAGCGATTTCCATCCACTTGCAATGTGTTAGGATGTTGAATATTATCACTAGATTATGGGAGGAAGTTCACAGCACACATGCTCAGTCATACTAAGCTGAACTGCAAACATAAAGTAGCTCTGTGTTGTGTAGGCCGGCCCGGCTCCACTGTAACTTATTGTGGCTGCCTCAAAACTCAATATCAGCGCTTAAAAGTTTCAGGAGATTGTAT
This region includes:
- the LOC139917530 gene encoding cdc42 effector protein 3, which produces MPAKTPMYLKTTTPKRGKKLRLRDVLSGDMISPPLGDVRHSAHVGPEGEGDMFGDVGFLQGKLDMLPSSLGRPQNGHGRTHSMERCLEEGFSADQSSHSYAYNGYHYQHPSTGLLKTTISMPVFIAHEQAPPKPPRLHLDDPSPPSLPSQSEQNHFQTQHHQPPTQPGHQQAQSNGYGHGQQQRALSLCENGVVGRLASEPCRDISFSPAIRRLVPSSGSFSEGSSEDSMSESCGILDVRRGLSLDSDAGLSNEDLRSERSESPCAPVHPGGLTASPAALGVSRSDSMAGLDLDLGPSILEDVLSIMDRYKAVDNRCEL